One window of the Streptococcus parasanguinis ATCC 15912 genome contains the following:
- a CDS encoding alpha/beta fold hydrolase, which produces MKFHEFGDKNLPPILLIHGGGSSWWNYLRQARILSEDYRVILPTLNGHGEEYHIDYVSTEDSALEILEYIKANCGGKVFAIGGVSLGGQIAMELLSLDSEIAEKAIIDGSLCIPQPGLAKISIFLVALFGKLMFSKFSCKLQLSMMNKLYPNLAYPEEIKAYYLEDLPRTPIKTLVTIYKTYMGRYKLKDTISASKAQVLYIYGEKELNCVKASAELFQHLHPNTILYEAKGYNHGYLSAYLPQEWIDLVEPFLKSDPLEI; this is translated from the coding sequence ATGAAATTCCATGAATTTGGTGATAAGAATTTGCCTCCGATCTTACTGATACATGGCGGAGGTAGTTCTTGGTGGAATTATCTTCGTCAAGCACGGATTTTGTCAGAAGACTACCGTGTTATTCTACCCACTTTGAATGGCCACGGCGAAGAATATCACATCGATTATGTTTCTACGGAAGATTCTGCTTTGGAGATCCTAGAATATATCAAAGCAAACTGTGGTGGAAAGGTGTTTGCGATCGGTGGCGTTTCACTTGGTGGTCAAATTGCCATGGAGCTTTTGTCATTAGACAGCGAGATAGCTGAGAAGGCCATCATAGATGGAAGCCTCTGTATTCCTCAACCAGGGTTAGCTAAAATCAGTATCTTTCTAGTAGCTCTATTTGGTAAATTGATGTTCAGTAAATTCTCTTGCAAACTTCAATTAAGCATGATGAACAAACTCTATCCTAACCTGGCTTATCCGGAGGAAATAAAAGCTTATTATTTGGAGGATCTGCCAAGGACACCTATCAAAACATTGGTGACCATTTACAAAACTTATATGGGGCGTTACAAGCTCAAGGACACAATTTCTGCTAGTAAGGCGCAGGTTCTGTATATCTATGGTGAAAAAGAATTGAACTGTGTGAAAGCATCGGCTGAATTATTTCAGCACCTACATCCCAACACGATCCTGTATGAAGCAAAGGGCTATAACCATGGCTATTTATCAGCTTACCTGCCTCAAGAGTGGATTGATTTGGTTGAGCCGTTTTTAAAGAGTGATCCTTTGGAAATCTGA
- a CDS encoding ADP-ribosylglycohydrolase family protein, giving the protein MLGSIVGDIVGSVYEWGNIKTKDFPLFREDCFFTDDTVMTCAVAEAIMNGGQKDDFIDAMKKYGRMYPDAGYGPRFNTWIQSNDCSPYNSFGNGSAMRVSPCAWIMDCGFFARTGTWPSSRNLARISAEVTHNHPEGVKGAMATSDAIFLCRYYFGGYFGDYEQPINDDPAECKRRIREYIEKEYGYNLSQSLDDIRPTYHFNETCQDTVPQAIIAFLESTDFEDAIRNAISLGGDSDTLAAITGSIAEAAYGIPDWINDKAYTYLDEPLKDVLRRWEQEVSIT; this is encoded by the coding sequence ATGCTAGGATCAATAGTAGGAGACATTGTAGGTTCTGTTTACGAATGGGGCAATATTAAAACGAAAGACTTTCCATTATTTCGTGAGGATTGTTTTTTCACTGATGACACTGTTATGACCTGTGCTGTTGCTGAAGCCATCATGAACGGTGGTCAGAAGGATGACTTTATTGATGCCATGAAGAAATATGGTAGAATGTATCCCGATGCTGGGTACGGGCCTAGGTTTAATACATGGATTCAAAGCAATGATTGTTCCCCTTATAATAGCTTTGGTAATGGCTCTGCCATGCGTGTTTCTCCTTGTGCTTGGATCATGGATTGTGGTTTCTTTGCAAGAACAGGTACTTGGCCATCTAGTAGAAATCTTGCGAGAATTTCTGCAGAGGTGACTCATAACCATCCAGAGGGTGTCAAGGGAGCAATGGCGACGTCTGATGCTATCTTTCTGTGTCGTTATTACTTTGGAGGCTACTTTGGCGACTACGAGCAACCAATCAATGATGATCCGGCAGAATGTAAGAGACGCATCAGGGAATACATAGAGAAAGAGTACGGATATAACCTTTCGCAATCACTCGATGACATTCGTCCTACTTATCATTTCAATGAAACCTGTCAGGATACGGTACCTCAAGCCATCATTGCTTTTCTTGAAAGTACAGATTTTGAAGATGCTATTCGAAATGCCATCTCTCTTGGTGGGGATAGTGATACTCTTGCTGCCATTACCGGAAGTATAGCAGAGGCCGCATATGGTATTCCTGATTGGATTAATGACAAGGCCTATACCTATCTAGATGAGCCTTTAAAGGATGTTCTCAGACGATGGGAGCAAGAAGTTTCAATAACATAA
- a CDS encoding ABC transporter permease: MKGFLYSLALQWKLDIRSKSLLVTYYIVPLIFFLLMGGIFTSVMPEMGSTLIQSMIVMSVSMGACLGLPSSLIETYGSDIKKIYKANGVPIHLGLVTMVLSAFVHLIMTCIVILLLAPILFKASLPNQLPLFFLALAIYIFVSLSIGSILGLTVKNQAKLTMIAQLVFLPSIMLSGIMFPSNLLPGFLQAIGRLFPASWGYRLMLDHGFGLENLWYLILISCISVMTCILLLNQQKSN, from the coding sequence ATGAAAGGATTCTTATATAGCCTAGCATTACAGTGGAAATTGGACATACGAAGTAAGTCTCTCTTGGTTACTTACTATATTGTACCGCTTATTTTCTTTCTTCTCATGGGTGGTATTTTTACTTCCGTTATGCCTGAAATGGGTAGTACACTCATACAGTCAATGATTGTCATGAGTGTTTCCATGGGGGCCTGTCTCGGCTTACCGTCTTCCTTGATTGAAACATACGGAAGCGACATAAAAAAGATTTATAAAGCAAATGGTGTGCCTATTCACTTAGGATTGGTGACCATGGTTCTCTCTGCCTTTGTTCATTTGATAATGACTTGCATAGTGATCCTACTACTTGCTCCAATTTTATTTAAAGCAAGTCTACCGAATCAACTTCCCCTATTCTTTCTCGCACTGGCAATCTACATTTTCGTATCGTTAAGTATCGGGAGTATACTGGGCCTTACTGTAAAAAATCAAGCAAAGCTTACCATGATAGCGCAACTTGTCTTTTTACCCTCAATTATGCTCTCAGGAATCATGTTTCCTAGCAACTTACTACCTGGTTTTCTTCAAGCAATCGGGCGTCTTTTCCCCGCTTCTTGGGGATACCGCTTGATGCTAGATCATGGTTTTGGTCTTGAAAATCTTTGGTATCTGATTCTTATATCCTGTATCTCAGTAATGACTTGTATCCTCCTCTTGAATCAGCAAAAATCTAACTAG
- a CDS encoding ABC transporter ATP-binding protein: MKDAIEVSGLKKSYGSNMVLSGLDFQIKQGEIFALLGVNGAGKTTTLECIEGLRKYDEGTIVVNGKTGIQLQSSSLPAHIKPMEAIKLFAKWNHTYIDDAMLKALGIKEMKESQYIELSTGQKRRLHLALALISNPDIIFLDEPTAGLDVEGRLSLHEQIRKLKSQGKTIVLASHDMAEVETLCDRIAILNNGKIVFCGTPSELTDRLGRKYFIHLKTRDGEESFETDTIEDTLISLLEECKQKHIHVLDIKVDRGTLEQHFIEMARRGSE; this comes from the coding sequence ATGAAAGACGCAATAGAGGTTTCTGGATTAAAGAAAAGTTATGGTAGCAATATGGTTCTTAGTGGTCTCGATTTTCAAATCAAACAAGGAGAAATCTTTGCTCTGCTCGGAGTGAACGGAGCTGGTAAAACAACCACGCTTGAATGTATCGAAGGTCTGAGAAAATATGACGAAGGCACTATCGTTGTAAACGGGAAAACCGGAATTCAACTACAGTCCTCCTCTCTACCCGCCCACATCAAACCAATGGAAGCCATAAAGCTCTTTGCAAAATGGAATCATACATACATTGATGATGCTATGCTAAAGGCCCTTGGCATAAAAGAAATGAAGGAGTCGCAATACATAGAATTATCCACCGGTCAAAAAAGAAGATTACATCTTGCTCTTGCACTTATCAGTAATCCGGATATTATTTTTCTCGATGAACCGACAGCGGGACTTGATGTTGAAGGACGACTGTCCCTCCATGAACAAATCCGAAAGCTCAAATCACAGGGCAAGACAATTGTTTTGGCAAGCCACGATATGGCCGAAGTTGAAACCTTATGTGACCGCATTGCTATTTTGAATAATGGAAAGATTGTCTTTTGTGGTACTCCTTCAGAACTGACAGACAGGTTGGGAAGAAAATATTTCATCCATTTAAAGACCCGGGACGGAGAGGAATCTTTTGAAACAGATACGATCGAGGACACTTTGATTTCATTATTGGAAGAATGCAAACAGAAACATATCCATGTATTGGATATTAAGGTGGATCGTGGCACACTGGAGCAGCATTTCATCGAAATGGCAAGGAGGGGATCGGAATGA
- a CDS encoding MerR family transcriptional regulator, with the protein MMAKYRAIPEGFMTVGELAKKMDVTIRTLQYYDKEGLLSPSAESEGGRRLYTDKDIVLLHQILSLKSLGFSLKDIKSRLISLKTPDDVAKALTEQADVLRKNIEQLKDSLVAIEQLKVEVLQIQTVNFKKYADIIVNLQMKNDSYSLIKRFDDDTLDQIRSRFDKKSGQDFMDRLNRLSDQIVELQKENVPVESEQSQQVVQEYWSLIMEFTNGDMSMLPKLMEVGNIDTASNAWEEKQKIVNDYLGPALQVYFQGLEPIPLRR; encoded by the coding sequence ATGATGGCTAAATATAGAGCAATTCCGGAAGGATTTATGACAGTTGGGGAACTTGCTAAGAAAATGGACGTTACCATCCGTACTCTACAATATTACGATAAAGAGGGGCTACTTTCCCCATCGGCAGAAAGTGAGGGAGGTCGCAGGCTTTATACCGATAAAGATATAGTGCTACTCCATCAGATTCTATCTTTAAAATCACTAGGCTTTTCTCTCAAGGATATAAAGAGCCGTTTGATCTCTTTAAAAACACCTGATGATGTTGCTAAAGCTCTTACAGAGCAGGCAGATGTTCTTCGTAAAAATATAGAACAACTTAAGGATTCTTTGGTCGCAATAGAGCAGTTAAAGGTAGAAGTTTTACAAATACAAACGGTCAATTTTAAGAAATATGCAGACATTATTGTCAATCTACAGATGAAGAATGACTCCTACTCTCTCATTAAGCGCTTTGATGATGATACGCTCGACCAGATACGCAGTCGATTTGACAAAAAAAGCGGGCAAGACTTTATGGATAGGTTGAACCGCCTAAGTGATCAAATCGTGGAGCTTCAAAAAGAAAACGTGCCAGTTGAAAGCGAACAAAGCCAGCAGGTTGTGCAAGAATACTGGAGCTTGATTATGGAGTTTACAAATGGTGATATGAGCATGCTTCCGAAGTTGATGGAGGTTGGGAATATTGATACCGCCTCAAACGCTTGGGAAGAAAAGCAAAAAATCGTTAATGATTATTTAGGGCCTGCTTTACAAGTCTATTTTCAAGGCTTGGAACCAATCCCCTTGAGGAGGTAG
- the relB gene encoding type II toxin-antitoxin system RelB/ParD family antitoxin — MANTKAVNFRADAMFYKKTKEVLADEKISVSDVLNAALRKIANGTVDPREFVSSDLQNTQYQVAFEDLKKEILVGHQEIAQGKVTSVADVRKEFGLD, encoded by the coding sequence ATGGCAAACACGAAAGCAGTGAATTTTCGCGCAGATGCGATGTTTTACAAGAAAACAAAAGAAGTACTTGCAGATGAAAAAATTTCTGTGTCAGATGTCCTGAATGCAGCACTTCGAAAAATTGCCAACGGGACTGTGGATCCAAGAGAATTTGTTTCAAGTGATTTGCAGAACACGCAGTATCAAGTGGCCTTTGAGGATTTGAAGAAGGAGATTTTAGTGGGGCACCAGGAAATTGCTCAAGGAAAAGTCACTTCTGTAGCCGATGTGAGAAAGGAATTTGGTCTTGACTAA
- a CDS encoding type II toxin-antitoxin system RelE/ParE family toxin, with product MTKLKRYQVFLADRAKQDLREIHDYILVNFYSQQAADGKVDLLLSALETLELFPEACPLVSSRGYGEMTNDGNPYRYMPIENYLAFYYMEKHTVYVARILSAKQDWVKIFYK from the coding sequence TTGACTAAGTTGAAACGCTATCAGGTCTTTCTTGCAGATCGAGCTAAGCAGGACTTGCGAGAGATTCACGACTATATTCTTGTGAATTTTTATAGCCAGCAAGCTGCAGATGGCAAAGTCGATTTGCTATTAAGCGCTCTTGAGACACTAGAACTGTTTCCAGAAGCATGTCCTCTGGTATCAAGCCGGGGGTATGGTGAGATGACGAATGATGGAAACCCCTATCGTTATATGCCAATAGAGAACTATCTCGCATTTTATTATATGGAGAAGCATACAGTGTATGTTGCTCGTATCCTAAGTGCAAAGCAGGATTGGGTGAAGATTTTTTATAAGTAG
- a CDS encoding alpha/beta hydrolase, whose protein sequence is MNILDLNSNQKETILLIHPMLSSAQGMKSLIADQMGQEFRYIIPDLSAHGQSASTIYESALKESQMIYEYLKDHHIKDLRLAFGASLGGVVLLKLLKYKDIGFGKVVFEGVSLWTKSPLLDVFTRYLLLKKHRKAIRNRDLAVRKMVSLYGEKGVMMADSFIAMDEESIKHISHDCAFVDLPNLTPEEQKSCVFFYGSKEFDLIAAKKVLPQKYPQAKFHIWQGYGHCRKITENPRAYSMILRNEIFSSNC, encoded by the coding sequence ATGAACATTCTTGATCTTAATTCTAATCAGAAGGAGACGATATTATTAATCCATCCAATGTTATCTTCTGCACAAGGGATGAAATCGCTGATTGCAGATCAGATGGGACAAGAGTTTAGATATATCATTCCGGATTTATCTGCACATGGGCAATCAGCTTCGACCATTTACGAATCGGCTCTTAAGGAAAGCCAAATGATTTATGAATATTTAAAGGATCATCATATTAAAGACTTGCGTTTAGCGTTCGGTGCTTCTTTGGGTGGAGTCGTTTTACTAAAATTATTGAAATATAAGGATATCGGGTTTGGTAAGGTTGTTTTTGAGGGGGTAAGTTTATGGACAAAATCACCTTTGCTTGATGTATTTACTAGGTACCTATTGCTAAAAAAACATAGAAAGGCTATACGCAACAGAGATCTAGCTGTTCGAAAGATGGTTTCACTTTATGGAGAAAAAGGAGTGATGATGGCAGATTCTTTCATTGCTATGGATGAAGAAAGCATCAAACATATTTCCCATGATTGTGCATTTGTGGATTTGCCCAACCTTACGCCAGAGGAACAAAAAAGTTGTGTATTCTTTTATGGTTCAAAAGAATTCGACTTGATAGCTGCTAAAAAAGTTCTCCCCCAAAAGTATCCTCAAGCCAAATTTCATATTTGGCAAGGATATGGTCACTGTCGCAAGATCACTGAAAATCCTAGAGCCTACTCTATGATTCTGCGAAATGAAATATTTAGTTCGAACTGTTGA
- a CDS encoding CPBP family intramembrane glutamic endopeptidase gives MNVNYLKRYIISSYVLVWALIIFVAAPASLIFKVPPVIMWIVRNIVAWSPSYLLLFGWKYFRTDEKRTTFLKRCFSAKVSLLPLLSSFGLTFGLSFLSLFIYSLMTQKTMFSYINLGTVSLPLSVFLSFTSGPTGEELGWRGYMREEFNKKYHFLKSSIYQGLVWCFWHTLLWVVDSKFTDWRAVPYIISNIVVITSITICMNIILEKYNNLIYSIFMHFGFNIVYVFLDANIGFFIILTLLYLLITPIAIHIRNRTVERL, from the coding sequence ATGAATGTAAATTATTTAAAAAGATACATCATCAGTTCTTATGTCCTTGTTTGGGCACTCATTATTTTCGTAGCAGCTCCTGCAAGTTTAATATTTAAGGTTCCACCTGTTATCATGTGGATTGTACGAAATATCGTCGCATGGTCTCCATCATACCTGCTTTTATTTGGATGGAAGTATTTCAGGACTGATGAGAAAAGAACAACTTTCCTTAAGCGGTGTTTCTCTGCTAAAGTGTCGCTACTCCCACTTCTATCTTCATTTGGTCTGACATTTGGGCTCAGTTTTTTATCACTCTTCATCTACTCACTTATGACCCAAAAAACAATGTTCTCCTACATTAATCTAGGAACCGTATCATTGCCACTAAGTGTTTTCTTATCATTTACATCAGGTCCGACTGGTGAAGAATTAGGGTGGCGAGGTTATATGAGAGAAGAATTTAATAAAAAATATCATTTTTTAAAATCCTCTATCTACCAAGGCCTAGTCTGGTGTTTCTGGCATACACTTCTGTGGGTTGTAGATTCAAAATTTACGGACTGGCGGGCCGTTCCTTATATTATTTCTAATATAGTTGTGATTACATCTATTACTATTTGTATGAATATTATTTTGGAAAAATATAATAATCTGATTTATTCTATTTTCATGCATTTTGGCTTTAATATCGTTTATGTATTTTTGGATGCCAATATCGGATTTTTTATCATTTTGACCTTGCTATACCTACTTATCACACCGATTGCAATTCATATACGAAATAGAACTGTGGAGAGATTATAA
- a CDS encoding helix-turn-helix domain-containing protein — translation MTFAEKLKSIRKQVGMSQELLAEKIGVSRQAVTKWETGAGIPDIENMISISNLFNISIDELICNERTSLKTSEYLFESITEYDIDKIKSYDMKFGGAEKFVLSGYKGEKIRVRLVSNLLSTLQNDFKVKIDDSRKRIDLDVKRYNGVTEATAKETVSIFVQIPTRYISHIECAVRAESVEIHSLECDNIELDVKTSRITLEDISGKVKINCNLDMEVLCHSLNGEVNINQISATSRIRIPENSLFTAVTKGIGTNIYYEKNGQKTEPFDSPDADNIIELNGIKSELVIYTAEERG, via the coding sequence ATGACATTTGCTGAAAAATTAAAATCCATACGTAAACAAGTAGGGATGTCACAAGAACTTTTAGCTGAAAAAATCGGTGTATCAAGACAAGCTGTAACAAAGTGGGAAACAGGTGCTGGAATTCCAGATATCGAGAATATGATATCCATCTCAAACCTATTTAACATCTCTATCGATGAGCTAATCTGTAATGAAAGAACTAGTCTTAAGACAAGCGAATATCTTTTTGAGAGTATCACAGAGTATGATATCGATAAGATCAAGAGCTATGATATGAAATTTGGAGGCGCAGAAAAGTTTGTATTGTCCGGATACAAGGGAGAAAAAATTCGAGTTCGTCTGGTATCCAATCTTCTTTCTACACTTCAAAATGATTTTAAAGTAAAAATTGATGATAGTAGAAAAAGAATTGACCTAGATGTAAAACGTTACAATGGTGTAACAGAGGCAACGGCTAAAGAAACGGTCAGTATCTTTGTGCAAATCCCAACTCGCTATATTAGTCACATTGAATGCGCGGTTCGTGCAGAGTCTGTAGAAATTCACTCTCTAGAATGTGACAATATCGAACTAGACGTTAAGACATCTCGTATTACCCTAGAAGATATTTCAGGTAAAGTAAAAATAAATTGTAATCTTGATATGGAAGTATTATGTCATTCATTAAACGGTGAAGTTAACATTAACCAGATTTCAGCAACATCCAGAATTCGTATTCCTGAAAACAGTTTATTTACAGCTGTTACCAAAGGGATTGGAACAAATATTTATTATGAAAAAAATGGGCAAAAAACTGAACCTTTCGATTCACCCGATGCAGATAATATAATTGAATTGAATGGTATTAAGAGTGAACTAGTTATCTATACAGCTGAAGAAAGAGGGTAA
- a CDS encoding helix-turn-helix transcriptional regulator produces MNRVKEYRVNLGLSQLALAKSIGVSRQTINMIENGKYNPSLDLCINLAKELGTDLNSLFWRIDDDE; encoded by the coding sequence GTGAACCGGGTGAAAGAATACAGAGTCAATCTTGGTCTTTCTCAATTGGCTTTGGCAAAAAGTATTGGAGTTTCCAGGCAAACGATTAATATGATTGAGAATGGGAAGTATAACCCTTCCTTAGATCTCTGTATCAATCTGGCAAAAGAGCTTGGGACGGATTTGAATTCTTTATTTTGGAGGATCGATGATGATGAATAA
- a CDS encoding DUF3278 domain-containing protein yields the protein MMMNKNWQLKCVKAFYDIKGELDEYKEKELSTFGNNMYMLFMSGIILGFLLSFMFTTDCVGVITFLVFCYSLYQQEQVIHRLELDIYEVSECEVGEAKKKMLKRTFLQTLIVMGLAIFVAIGLWRTGLLQENKISFEMYFTFIFPLVIGLITIISFLSSFIANRRKIKVIRE from the coding sequence ATGATGATGAATAAAAACTGGCAATTGAAATGTGTTAAAGCCTTCTACGATATTAAAGGTGAGCTTGACGAATACAAGGAAAAAGAATTGAGTACCTTTGGGAACAACATGTACATGCTCTTTATGTCGGGGATTATCCTTGGATTCCTGCTCAGTTTCATGTTCACTACAGATTGTGTCGGTGTGATCACGTTTTTAGTATTTTGCTACTCTCTGTACCAACAAGAGCAGGTGATTCATCGTTTGGAACTCGATATCTATGAGGTTTCAGAATGTGAAGTAGGAGAGGCGAAGAAAAAAATGCTAAAAAGAACTTTCCTTCAAACCTTGATTGTGATGGGACTGGCTATTTTTGTTGCTATCGGTCTTTGGAGAACAGGATTGCTACAAGAAAATAAGATAAGCTTTGAAATGTATTTCACTTTTATTTTCCCTCTTGTCATTGGGCTGATTACCATTATCAGTTTCTTGAGTAGTTTCATTGCAAATAGAAGAAAAATCAAGGTGATTCGGGAGTAG
- a CDS encoding GNAT family N-acetyltransferase, with translation MNRIVDDQIVLIPYYRNDEISLLWYQDSEVCKQVDNTDQIYDVTKLHKMYDYLSSHGSCYYIQYEGVLVGDVTLQDNSELSIVISKEYQNLHIGRRCVSEMIQLAKEKEMVKVTAQIYPFNTQSQRMFLALGFQKVDEEWYEYKLI, from the coding sequence ATGAATAGAATAGTAGACGATCAGATAGTGCTTATTCCCTATTATAGGAATGATGAGATCTCCCTTCTTTGGTATCAAGATAGTGAGGTTTGCAAACAAGTGGATAATACTGATCAGATTTACGATGTAACAAAACTTCATAAAATGTATGATTACCTATCTTCACATGGTTCTTGCTATTATATCCAATATGAGGGAGTGTTAGTTGGAGATGTGACACTTCAAGATAATTCAGAGCTTTCTATAGTGATCAGCAAAGAGTATCAGAATTTACATATCGGAAGACGATGTGTTTCTGAAATGATACAGTTGGCCAAAGAGAAAGAAATGGTTAAGGTAACTGCTCAAATTTATCCTTTTAATACTCAAAGTCAAAGAATGTTTTTGGCTTTGGGATTTCAGAAAGTAGATGAAGAGTGGTATGAATATAAGTTGATTTAG
- a CDS encoding DNA/RNA non-specific endonuclease translates to MVTKRFLKNVIVTLVSVFMSMAIVQGAQAQQTGLDYQSLNLLPFNGNKQLVLGEFDHLGRATSAHIQLQDKDEPKKKREPRLNYNPVGWHNYKIAYGNKGKKAWLFHRGHLIGYQFSGLTNEGKNLVPLTAWTNTGNYKGTADSNVEGMLYYEKRLDSWLATHPNYWLDYKVTPVYTGDELIPRQVTLQYVGIDRDGNLLPINLSSPEESVDAYGITTVTLDNYSKNATIDYLKGTAKPSLVPTEPSSQPQPASPSVETKPSQAPQPSQPAVPAQPVQPVQPTEPTLQLAPVVYVARNGSAEVYWYSKDSMPRNTNFAKVVEMSEEQALSLGKRHTSKE, encoded by the coding sequence ATGGTTACAAAACGGTTTTTGAAAAATGTTATTGTTACGCTGGTCTCGGTTTTTATGTCCATGGCCATTGTTCAAGGGGCTCAAGCCCAGCAAACGGGCCTCGATTACCAGAGTCTGAATCTATTGCCTTTTAATGGCAATAAGCAGCTCGTTCTAGGTGAGTTTGATCATTTAGGTCGGGCGACTTCGGCACATATTCAGCTGCAGGACAAGGATGAGCCAAAGAAAAAAAGAGAACCACGTCTCAACTATAATCCGGTTGGCTGGCACAATTATAAGATTGCTTATGGAAACAAAGGGAAGAAGGCCTGGCTGTTCCATAGAGGGCATCTGATTGGCTATCAATTTAGTGGCTTGACCAATGAAGGGAAAAATCTGGTTCCGCTAACTGCTTGGACCAATACGGGGAATTATAAAGGGACAGCAGATAGCAATGTGGAAGGCATGCTTTACTACGAGAAAAGGCTCGATAGCTGGCTGGCCACCCACCCCAATTATTGGCTGGATTATAAGGTGACGCCTGTCTATACGGGGGATGAATTGATTCCTCGGCAGGTGACCTTGCAATATGTAGGAATTGATCGAGATGGCAACCTTCTACCAATCAATTTAAGTAGCCCCGAAGAGTCAGTAGATGCTTATGGGATCACCACCGTTACCTTGGATAATTATTCCAAGAATGCGACCATTGACTATCTGAAGGGAACCGCCAAGCCATCTTTAGTGCCGACGGAACCAAGTAGTCAACCACAACCAGCCAGTCCTTCTGTAGAGACGAAACCAAGTCAAGCCCCTCAACCGAGTCAGCCAGCAGTGCCTGCACAGCCCGTTCAACCTGTCCAGCCTACAGAGCCAACTCTTCAACTGGCTCCAGTTGTTTATGTGGCCAGAAATGGAAGTGCTGAGGTTTATTGGTACTCTAAGGATAGCATGCCACGAAATACCAACTTTGCGAAAGTAGTTGAAATGTCAGAAGAGCAAGCGCTCAGTCTTGGAAAACGGCATACAAGTAAGGAATGA